Proteins encoded within one genomic window of Brachybacterium avium:
- a CDS encoding fluoride efflux transporter FluC: protein MSAGGFLAAALLVGVGGGLGSVARWGVRVLALRLVAARRGEHLNDEIRPASTVLANLLACFLLGLVVARLGSSGGTAEFFYLMLAVGFCGGLSTLSTAALDVVDLVRRRTFSLALAYLLLSAGSGMAALWLGLVLAS, encoded by the coding sequence ATGAGCGCGGGCGGCTTCTTGGCGGCGGCACTGCTGGTCGGTGTCGGCGGAGGACTCGGCTCCGTGGCGCGCTGGGGCGTGCGCGTGCTCGCTCTGCGCCTGGTGGCGGCGCGGCGCGGGGAGCACCTGAACGACGAGATCCGGCCCGCCTCGACCGTGCTGGCGAACCTCCTCGCCTGCTTCCTGCTGGGCCTCGTGGTCGCCCGGCTCGGTTCGTCCGGCGGCACCGCCGAGTTCTTCTACCTGATGCTGGCGGTCGGGTTCTGCGGCGGTCTATCGACGCTGTCCACCGCTGCGCTCGACGTCGTCGACCTGGTTCGTCGGCGCACCTTCTCCCTCGCCCTGGCCTACCTGCTGCTGAGCGCCGGCAGCGGGATGGCGGCGCTGTGGCTGGGCCTGGTGCTCGCCTCATGA
- a CDS encoding CopD family protein codes for MTAPVQPRPRPAVVLLLLGALAGLALLSVLAADAAGGDNLVLMDAGPIARRGAPVSAMLADFAGALTIGGAAVAGWLLRDAADRARALLVVAVAAGATTLLRGISLGLSYAVATGQPVGSPRFGSDLSVFLATDLGIWLLTGVILAAVTTTVAVLDTSARIARAVTALACLVAFTAAMTGHAAGDETHEVGTSTMLIHLLAVGIWLGGLAVLQLLPARSRDDVQVVRSYSHLALICWIALALSGVWALAVRMNAPGEILTSAYVQLGLAKAVLLLMLGALGALQRRQIAAGFETPGTGQHAKSTYRRLAILELALMGLAVALAAAMSSSPPPAEAGTPPAGPAGVLTGYPLPPAPDLLTVLGAWRPAPFGMALACVLVLLWWRPGAPHRRFAQSLRLVLGAAALVLLTSGPLNVYGKVLISAHVLQHLLLMVPAGVLLGSVCVVPSVLRALVGRRWWVSALLAAVGPMLLIAVYLGPLLRPALDGHAAHLTLQVLALAAGVLTALAVRTMPRTAPRWGLAAVIAVPLLLTLGAGIALLATDALVASSWFGATGRTWWADALADQHRAGIAVLVVVALTTAALAGAGAAAIRPARPHPAPQSTDRHQRTDGHRSTDRHQRTDGHRSTDRHQRTDGHRSTDRHQRTDVYGA; via the coding sequence ATGACCGCTCCCGTCCAGCCGCGGCCCCGGCCCGCGGTGGTCCTCCTGCTGCTCGGTGCCCTCGCGGGGCTCGCACTGCTGTCGGTCCTCGCCGCCGACGCCGCGGGCGGGGACAACCTCGTGCTCATGGACGCCGGCCCGATCGCCCGCCGCGGTGCTCCAGTGTCGGCGATGCTCGCCGACTTCGCCGGTGCGCTCACCATCGGTGGGGCCGCCGTCGCCGGCTGGCTGCTGCGGGATGCAGCCGATCGCGCCCGCGCCCTGCTGGTGGTCGCGGTGGCCGCCGGCGCGACCACCCTGCTGCGCGGCATCTCCCTGGGGCTGTCCTACGCGGTCGCCACCGGCCAGCCCGTCGGCTCCCCGCGCTTCGGCTCGGACCTGTCGGTCTTCCTGGCCACGGACCTCGGGATCTGGCTGTTGACCGGGGTGATCCTCGCCGCGGTGACGACGACGGTCGCCGTGCTCGACACCTCGGCGCGCATCGCCCGCGCGGTCACGGCTCTGGCCTGCCTGGTCGCCTTCACCGCAGCGATGACCGGGCACGCCGCCGGTGACGAGACCCATGAGGTGGGCACCTCGACGATGCTCATCCACCTCCTGGCCGTCGGGATATGGCTGGGGGGCCTGGCGGTGCTGCAGCTGCTGCCGGCCCGCAGCCGCGACGACGTACAGGTGGTGCGCAGCTACTCCCACCTCGCCCTGATCTGCTGGATCGCGCTCGCGCTGAGCGGGGTGTGGGCGCTCGCCGTCCGGATGAACGCCCCTGGGGAGATCCTCACCAGCGCCTATGTCCAGCTGGGGCTCGCCAAGGCCGTGCTGCTGCTGATGCTGGGCGCCCTGGGCGCGCTGCAGCGCCGCCAGATCGCCGCCGGATTCGAGACCCCCGGCACCGGGCAGCACGCCAAGAGCACCTATCGCCGACTGGCGATCCTCGAGCTCGCACTGATGGGACTCGCGGTCGCGCTGGCCGCCGCGATGAGCTCCTCCCCGCCGCCTGCGGAGGCCGGTACCCCGCCCGCGGGCCCGGCCGGGGTGCTCACCGGATATCCGCTGCCGCCGGCGCCGGATCTGCTCACCGTGCTGGGCGCATGGCGGCCAGCACCCTTCGGCATGGCCCTGGCCTGCGTGCTGGTGCTGCTCTGGTGGCGGCCGGGCGCACCGCACCGCCGCTTTGCCCAGAGTCTCCGCCTGGTACTGGGCGCTGCGGCGCTGGTCCTGCTGACCAGCGGTCCGCTGAACGTCTACGGCAAGGTGCTGATCTCTGCGCACGTGCTGCAGCATCTGCTGCTGATGGTGCCCGCCGGCGTGCTGCTGGGCAGCGTCTGCGTGGTGCCGAGCGTGCTGCGCGCCCTCGTCGGCCGTCGCTGGTGGGTCTCCGCGCTGCTCGCCGCCGTCGGCCCGATGCTGCTGATCGCCGTCTACCTCGGCCCGCTGCTGCGCCCTGCGCTCGACGGCCACGCGGCGCACCTGACCCTGCAGGTGCTGGCCCTGGCCGCCGGCGTGCTCACGGCGCTCGCGGTCCGGACGATGCCGAGGACCGCCCCGCGCTGGGGGCTCGCAGCGGTGATCGCCGTGCCGCTGCTGCTGACACTCGGAGCGGGTATCGCACTGCTGGCCACCGACGCGCTGGTGGCGTCCAGCTGGTTCGGAGCCACCGGTCGCACCTGGTGGGCAGATGCCCTGGCCGATCAGCACCGGGCGGGCATCGCCGTGCTCGTGGTGGTGGCGCTCACCACCGCGGCGCTCGCCGGGGCAGGGGCAGCCGCGATACGCCCCGCCCGGCCCCACCCGGCCCCACAGAGCACTGACCGCCACCAGAGAACTGACGGCCACCGCAGCACTGACCGCCACCAGAGAACCGACGGCCACCGCAGCACTGACCGCCACCAGAGAACCGACGGCCACCGCAGCACTGATCGCCACCAGAGAACCGACGTATATGGGGCTTGA
- a CDS encoding alpha-ketoacid dehydrogenase subunit beta — MTADDKVLLMGEDIGPLGGVFRVTDGLHAEFGSQRVVDTPLAEAGIVGTAVGLAVRGYRPVVEIQFDGFVYPAYNQITTQVAKMHNRTSGAVNLPIVIRIPHGGGIGAVEHHSESPEALFAPTAGLRILAPSNAQDAYWMTRQAIECEDPVIMLEPKRRYWVKGDVDPDHRPELSPWQAQVVRPGTDATLLAWGPSMPLALESAQVAAEDGIDLEVIDARSLSPVDFPTIAASVRRTGRLLIAHEAPVLGGLGGEIAARISEQCFYHLEAPVLRVGGYHLPYPPARMEHAYLPDLDRVLDGVDRLLEH; from the coding sequence ATGACCGCAGACGACAAGGTCCTGCTGATGGGCGAGGACATCGGCCCCCTCGGCGGCGTCTTCCGCGTCACCGACGGCCTGCACGCCGAGTTCGGCTCCCAGCGGGTGGTGGACACACCGCTGGCCGAGGCCGGAATCGTCGGCACCGCCGTGGGCCTGGCCGTGCGCGGCTACCGCCCGGTGGTCGAGATCCAGTTCGACGGCTTCGTCTACCCCGCCTACAACCAGATCACCACCCAGGTCGCGAAGATGCACAACCGCACCTCCGGGGCGGTGAACCTGCCGATCGTCATCCGCATCCCCCACGGCGGCGGGATCGGCGCGGTCGAGCACCACTCCGAGAGCCCCGAGGCGCTGTTCGCGCCCACCGCCGGGCTGCGGATCCTCGCGCCCTCGAACGCGCAGGACGCGTACTGGATGACCCGTCAGGCCATCGAGTGCGAGGACCCGGTGATCATGCTCGAGCCCAAGCGCCGCTACTGGGTCAAGGGTGATGTCGACCCCGACCACCGCCCCGAGCTCAGCCCCTGGCAGGCCCAGGTGGTGCGGCCCGGCACCGATGCGACGCTGCTGGCCTGGGGGCCGAGCATGCCGCTCGCGCTCGAGAGCGCGCAGGTCGCGGCCGAGGACGGGATCGATCTGGAGGTCATCGACGCCCGCTCGCTGTCGCCGGTGGACTTCCCGACGATCGCCGCCTCGGTGCGCCGCACCGGACGTCTGCTGATCGCGCACGAGGCGCCGGTGCTCGGCGGTCTCGGCGGAGAGATCGCCGCCCGGATCTCCGAACAGTGCTTCTATCACCTGGAGGCGCCGGTGCTCCGCGTGGGCGGCTACCACCTCCCGTACCCGCCGGCGCGCATGGAGCACGCCTACCTCCCCGACCTCGACCGGGTGCTCGACGGCGTGGACCGTCTGCTCGAGCACTGA
- a CDS encoding thiamine pyrophosphate-dependent enzyme: protein MVQLLAADGTRTPHEQLDAVLEESGLATPERLRGYYRDMVMIRAADLEATSLQRQGQLGLWASALGQEAAQIGAGHAARTQDYLVPTYREHGVAWARGIEPWRLLELFRGISHGGWDPNALRTHPYMIVLGSQAPHAVGYAMGLQRDGVVGTGDPSTDTAVLALFGDGASSEGEVAESFTFAASFQAPVVFYTQNNQWAISVPTSVQSRVPLAQRSRGWGIPSVRVDGNDVLAVLGAVRTALDSARSGNGPMFVEALTYRMAAHTTSDDASRYRPAAEEEEWAAKDPILRLRSHLEQQGEIDQQYVSRCDEEAHDLAMQLHHHIHGMEDPDPVRMFDHPYAEPHPIVDAERAEYLEYIAQFEDEEERA from the coding sequence ATGGTCCAGCTCCTCGCGGCCGACGGCACCCGCACCCCCCACGAGCAGCTGGACGCAGTGCTCGAGGAGAGCGGGCTGGCCACGCCCGAGCGCCTGCGCGGCTACTACCGCGACATGGTGATGATCCGCGCCGCGGACCTCGAGGCCACCAGCCTGCAGCGCCAGGGCCAGCTGGGCCTGTGGGCGAGCGCGCTCGGCCAGGAGGCCGCGCAGATCGGTGCGGGGCATGCGGCCAGGACTCAGGACTATCTTGTGCCCACCTACCGCGAGCACGGGGTGGCCTGGGCGCGCGGGATCGAGCCCTGGCGCCTGCTGGAGCTGTTCCGCGGCATCAGCCATGGTGGCTGGGATCCGAACGCGCTTCGCACCCACCCCTACATGATCGTGCTCGGCTCGCAGGCCCCGCATGCGGTCGGCTATGCCATGGGCCTGCAGCGAGACGGGGTCGTGGGCACCGGGGACCCTTCCACCGACACCGCCGTGCTGGCCCTGTTCGGCGACGGCGCCTCCAGCGAGGGCGAGGTCGCGGAATCCTTCACCTTCGCCGCCTCCTTCCAGGCGCCGGTGGTCTTCTACACCCAGAACAACCAGTGGGCGATCTCGGTGCCCACCTCCGTGCAGTCCCGGGTCCCGCTCGCCCAGCGCTCCCGCGGCTGGGGCATCCCCTCGGTGCGGGTGGACGGCAACGACGTGCTCGCCGTGCTCGGCGCGGTCCGCACCGCCCTGGACTCGGCCCGTTCCGGCAACGGCCCGATGTTCGTCGAAGCCCTCACCTACCGGATGGCCGCACACACCACTAGCGACGATGCGTCCCGCTACCGTCCTGCCGCCGAGGAGGAGGAGTGGGCGGCGAAGGATCCGATCCTCCGCCTGCGCAGCCACCTCGAGCAACAGGGTGAGATCGACCAGCAGTACGTGAGCCGCTGCGACGAGGAGGCCCACGACCTCGCGATGCAGCTGCACCATCACATCCACGGCATGGAGGATCCCGACCCGGTGCGCATGTTCGACCATCCCTACGCCGAGCCCCACCCGATCGTGGACGCCGAGCGCGCGGAGTACCTCGAGTACATCGCCCAGTTCGAGGACGAGGAGGAGCGAGCGTGA
- a CDS encoding fluoride efflux transporter FluC: MTSSPTPAPRPSRSDDPRMQTVEMAALRFEEVTESEILDSGPVPHESVPWRIAMLVMAGGTVGAMLRFALSMLSPTVTTPTLVELPWATLWVNLLGCLGLGLLNGVLEVRAPRPWLQPLLGTGLCGGFTSFSAVVLEGSAMIGADFPVLAMTYTAATIVLCLSGIVLGLLGGRRLARWQQARRAADEGGTA; the protein is encoded by the coding sequence GTGACCTCGAGCCCCACCCCCGCACCGCGCCCTTCGCGCAGCGACGACCCCCGGATGCAGACGGTCGAGATGGCCGCGCTGCGCTTCGAGGAGGTCACCGAGTCCGAGATCCTGGACTCAGGGCCCGTCCCTCACGAATCGGTCCCGTGGCGGATCGCGATGCTGGTCATGGCCGGGGGCACCGTCGGCGCGATGCTCCGTTTCGCCCTGAGCATGCTCTCCCCCACGGTCACCACGCCCACGCTGGTCGAGCTGCCCTGGGCGACCCTCTGGGTCAACCTGCTGGGCTGTCTCGGCCTCGGCCTGCTCAACGGGGTGCTCGAGGTCCGCGCGCCCCGTCCCTGGCTGCAGCCGCTGCTGGGCACCGGGCTGTGCGGGGGATTCACGAGCTTCTCCGCAGTGGTGCTGGAGGGCTCGGCGATGATCGGCGCAGACTTCCCGGTCCTCGCGATGACGTACACGGCGGCGACGATCGTGCTGTGCCTGAGCGGGATCGTGCTGGGTCTGCTCGGCGGCCGGCGTCTGGCCCGGTGGCAGCAGGCGCGCCGCGCCGCGGACGAAGGCGGGACGGCATGA
- a CDS encoding flavin-containing monooxygenase, with the protein MPDLHDQIPTREKVLIIGAGPAGLAAAAALKALEVPFDLVDRAPHVGGIWNPQREDSPVWPTLEMISSREFTQYEDMLQPVSFPEYLSPTQMAKYLRAYAHRHELTEHFRPRTAVRSARPFDEGVWEVELSTGEVGIYRAVISAHGISEHPHRPAWAADVPSSVRVIHARDWDGADGLEGQRVLVVGSGQSAADISVDAARRALDVRWSMRTGHWVVPRRIAGIPGDVAASREPTVLGGLNAKIAETIIRRAVGHPAEVGLPAPVAPLLEDTVIVSDDVLDRVREGRITPAGDVTGVDADGIVTHLGTGSHAGHLSFAPDLIVLATGYESRADHFPQDLVPRTASGAPDLFLGAFARGRDDLVILGQQRVSGGVLPILVEQADIAAYMLAATRDGSSPALEQFRRVRAGSEVAVPAKPAPAPGGVRGRVEGLLGAQKVTTRGGAVPAHEAEGQLVPQVDRDTLLARLRSVRELFA; encoded by the coding sequence ATGCCCGATCTCCACGACCAGATCCCCACCCGCGAGAAGGTGCTGATCATCGGTGCCGGTCCCGCCGGCCTCGCCGCCGCCGCGGCGCTGAAGGCGCTGGAGGTCCCCTTCGACCTGGTGGACCGGGCCCCGCATGTCGGCGGGATCTGGAACCCGCAGCGCGAGGACTCCCCGGTGTGGCCCACGCTGGAAATGATCTCCTCCCGCGAGTTCACCCAGTACGAGGACATGCTCCAGCCGGTCTCCTTCCCGGAGTACCTCTCCCCCACCCAGATGGCGAAGTACCTGCGCGCCTACGCGCACCGGCACGAACTCACCGAGCATTTCCGTCCCCGCACCGCGGTGCGCAGCGCCCGCCCCTTCGACGAGGGGGTCTGGGAGGTCGAGCTCTCCACCGGGGAGGTGGGGATCTATCGTGCGGTGATCTCCGCCCACGGCATCTCCGAGCACCCCCACCGCCCCGCATGGGCCGCTGACGTCCCCTCCTCGGTGCGGGTCATCCACGCCCGGGACTGGGACGGGGCCGACGGTCTCGAGGGGCAGCGCGTGCTGGTGGTCGGATCCGGGCAGTCCGCCGCCGACATCTCGGTCGACGCCGCCCGCCGCGCCCTCGATGTGCGCTGGTCCATGCGGACCGGCCACTGGGTGGTGCCGCGCCGCATCGCCGGGATCCCGGGCGATGTCGCGGCCTCCCGCGAGCCGACCGTGCTCGGTGGGCTGAACGCGAAGATCGCCGAGACCATCATCCGCCGCGCCGTCGGTCATCCCGCCGAGGTGGGCCTGCCCGCCCCGGTTGCCCCCCTGCTCGAGGATACGGTGATCGTCTCCGACGACGTGCTCGACCGGGTGCGCGAGGGTCGGATCACGCCGGCCGGCGACGTCACCGGCGTGGACGCCGACGGCATCGTCACCCACCTGGGCACCGGCTCCCATGCCGGGCACCTGAGCTTCGCTCCCGACCTGATCGTGCTGGCCACCGGCTACGAGTCGCGGGCAGACCACTTCCCCCAGGACCTGGTGCCGCGCACCGCCTCCGGCGCACCGGACCTGTTCCTCGGCGCCTTCGCCCGGGGCCGCGACGACCTGGTGATCCTCGGTCAGCAGCGGGTCTCCGGCGGGGTCCTGCCGATCCTCGTCGAGCAGGCGGACATCGCCGCCTACATGCTGGCGGCCACCCGGGACGGCTCCTCCCCCGCGCTCGAGCAGTTCCGCCGGGTGCGGGCAGGATCCGAGGTCGCCGTGCCCGCGAAGCCCGCCCCCGCCCCCGGCGGTGTGCGAGGCCGGGTCGAGGGCCTGCTCGGCGCCCAGAAGGTCACCACCCGTGGCGGCGCAGTGCCCGCCCACGAGGCAGAGGGTCAGCTGGTGCCGCAGGTCGACCGCGACACGCTGCTGGCGCGGCTGCGCTCCGTGCGCGAGCTCTTCGCCTGA